From a region of the Corallococcus coralloides DSM 2259 genome:
- a CDS encoding FHA domain-containing protein, which translates to MWQIIINGPGYFDTSYDLPEGVTSLGRADENDIVLGGDLVSRRHARLYVEGDVLRIEDLGSRNGSRVNGSPLQGSKHLNAGDTVTLGENTLAVRQPHTVENAATEMMDLGAGGVVRFGHGTDVGPSVLLAKNVKDADVLRLLDNVGPLPFDDAFSGPSPVPAGSAIASPRVSYETLVLLVHAAEALATARTLTAFLESAMDRLLERTDATTAVVLLKHATGPLVPAAVRHRGRLAKGEVPVSDAIVDEAIRQGRAIAVGDVKDDRRFAGRESVIMYGVDRVLCIPIGTEPPFTGVLYVNVPGGGDTSLELMLDACTAVAHLVASGVQRFAVRDGSSTDRMRRNLERFHSPEVAERRSAEAQRTGGKLPGLEEKNLTVLHAELADFGAVIGRLGAARATQLLNDFHARMSGIVFSFEATVEGFMGESMRALFGVPYAKGDDAVRAVRAALALRADWERGMARRPQDERCDLRIALHSTKALVGMIGTEARTEYSAVGEGMGVAGWLASTAAPGQVLMTGKLLAATGARFDVMPLGERVVRPPRDKVAVFEVIEEDMGMLTNPGIR; encoded by the coding sequence ATGTGGCAGATCATCATCAACGGGCCCGGCTACTTCGACACGTCGTACGACCTGCCGGAGGGCGTCACCAGCCTCGGCCGTGCGGACGAGAACGACATCGTGCTGGGCGGCGACCTGGTGTCGCGCCGGCACGCGCGGCTCTACGTCGAAGGTGACGTGCTGCGCATCGAGGACCTGGGCAGCCGGAACGGCAGCCGGGTGAATGGCTCTCCGCTCCAGGGCAGCAAGCACCTGAACGCGGGCGACACCGTGACGCTGGGGGAGAACACCCTGGCGGTGCGCCAGCCGCACACGGTGGAGAACGCCGCCACGGAGATGATGGACCTGGGCGCGGGCGGCGTCGTGCGCTTCGGGCACGGCACGGACGTGGGCCCGTCCGTGCTGCTGGCCAAGAACGTCAAGGACGCGGACGTGCTGCGCCTCTTGGACAACGTGGGGCCGCTGCCGTTCGACGACGCGTTCTCCGGTCCCTCGCCCGTGCCCGCGGGCTCCGCCATCGCCAGCCCGCGCGTGTCGTACGAGACGCTGGTGCTGCTGGTGCACGCCGCGGAGGCGCTGGCCACCGCGCGCACGCTGACCGCGTTCCTGGAGTCCGCGATGGACCGGCTCCTGGAGCGCACCGACGCGACGACGGCGGTGGTGCTGCTCAAGCACGCCACCGGGCCGCTGGTGCCCGCGGCGGTGCGCCACCGGGGACGGCTGGCCAAGGGCGAAGTGCCCGTGTCGGACGCCATCGTGGACGAGGCCATCCGCCAGGGCCGCGCGATCGCGGTGGGCGACGTGAAGGACGACCGCCGCTTCGCCGGACGCGAGAGCGTCATCATGTACGGCGTGGACCGGGTGCTGTGCATCCCCATCGGCACGGAGCCGCCCTTCACGGGTGTGCTCTACGTCAACGTGCCCGGCGGGGGCGACACCAGCCTGGAGCTGATGCTGGACGCGTGCACCGCGGTGGCCCACCTGGTGGCCAGCGGCGTGCAGCGCTTCGCCGTGCGCGACGGCTCCAGCACGGACCGGATGCGGCGCAACCTGGAGCGCTTCCACTCGCCGGAGGTGGCCGAGCGCCGCTCCGCCGAGGCCCAGCGCACGGGCGGCAAGCTGCCGGGCCTGGAGGAGAAGAACCTCACCGTGCTGCACGCGGAGCTGGCGGACTTCGGCGCCGTCATTGGCCGGCTGGGCGCGGCGCGAGCCACGCAGCTGCTCAACGACTTCCACGCGCGCATGAGCGGCATCGTCTTCAGCTTCGAGGCCACCGTCGAAGGCTTCATGGGCGAGTCCATGCGCGCCCTCTTCGGCGTGCCCTACGCCAAGGGCGATGACGCGGTCCGCGCGGTGCGCGCGGCGCTGGCCCTGCGCGCGGACTGGGAGCGGGGCATGGCCCGCAGGCCCCAGGACGAGCGGTGCGACCTGCGGATCGCCCTGCACTCCACCAAGGCGCTGGTGGGGATGATCGGCACCGAGGCCCGCACGGAGTACAGCGCCGTGGGGGAGGGCATGGGGGTGGCAGGCTGGTTGGCCTCCACCGCGGCGCCCGGCCAGGTGCTGATGACCGGCAAGCTGCTGGCGGCCACCGGGGCCCGCTTCGACGTGATGCCCCTGGGCGAGCGGGTGGTGAGGCCTCCCCGGGACAAGGTCGCGGTTTTCGAGGTGATTGAAGAGGACATGGGCATGCTGACCAACCCCGGTATCCGGTGA
- a CDS encoding ubiquinol-cytochrome c reductase iron-sulfur subunit — MSTRAPHLPSEDAEAGGVERRQVLCTLLRGTCALAALGCGGDWREAVVLPAPDPAPAECGDTGVPGTPEDGWVEVPLSLHPALREPGGHAAVRVPEALLDVVVVHAGDGCYRAVWRTCTHGDCAVAWDGALGAVECPCHGSRFGLDGSVLQGPASRPLTAFRTLRVGDSLFIHRPR, encoded by the coding sequence GTGAGCACGCGCGCGCCCCACCTGCCTTCCGAAGACGCGGAGGCGGGTGGGGTGGAGCGCCGCCAGGTGCTGTGCACGCTCCTGCGCGGCACCTGCGCCCTGGCCGCGCTGGGCTGCGGCGGCGACTGGCGCGAGGCCGTGGTGCTGCCCGCTCCGGACCCGGCCCCGGCGGAGTGCGGCGACACCGGCGTCCCCGGCACGCCCGAGGACGGCTGGGTGGAGGTCCCGCTCTCCCTGCACCCCGCCCTGCGCGAGCCCGGAGGCCACGCCGCCGTCCGCGTCCCGGAGGCGCTCCTGGACGTGGTGGTGGTGCACGCGGGGGACGGCTGCTACCGGGCCGTGTGGCGCACCTGCACCCATGGCGACTGCGCGGTGGCCTGGGACGGCGCGCTCGGGGCGGTGGAGTGCCCCTGTCACGGTTCGCGCTTCGGTCTGGACGGCAGCGTGCTCCAGGGCCCCGCGTCCCGCCCGCTGACGGCATTCCGCACGCTGCGCGTGGGTGATTCCCTCTTCATCCACCGCCCCAGGTGA